The Burkholderia pyrrocinia genomic sequence CGTCGATCCGAAGATCTCCGTCTCCGAAGGGCATTACATCGCCGAGACCGCGCGCGCACGTGTACTGTCCGACCCGCGCGTGCTCGATGCGCTGATCCACGTCGACCCCGAGAACGATGCGGCGCGCCGTCCGGCGCTCGCGCTGCCGCCGCGCGGCGAGATCGCGGCACGGCTCGAGGCCGCGCTCGCGCAGCGCGGCCTGCGTGCGGCGGCGATCAACCTGCATTACCTGAGTACGGGGCTCGAGATCGACGTGACGCTCGCGAGCGATCCGGGCGACACCGATGCGGCGCTGGCCGGCCGGCTCGACGCCGACGCGCTCAAGCGCGAGTTCGGCGCGCGCCGGATCGGCTTCACGCGCACGATGCCCGCGCAGGCGTGATGCGATGCCCGCGAGCGCGGGCCGTCCGCGCGGGGCCGCGCGTTACAGCGGCAGTTGCGTGTCGAACTTGATCTCGCGCAGCACGACGCTCGTGCGCACCTGCGACACGGCCGGGATCTTGAAGATGCGTTCGTGCAGGAACACGTCGTAGGCCTTGATGTCGGGTGCGACGATCTTGAGGATGTAATCGGCTTCGCCGGTCGTGCTGTAGCACTCGGTGACTTCCGGGCAGGTCGCGATCTCGCGCTCGAACTGCTCGACGCCGCCTTCGTTGTGGCGGGTCAGGTGCACGTGCGCGAGCGCGCACACGTGCAGGCCGAGCTTCTCGCGATCGAGCAGCGCCGTGTAGCGCTGGATCACGCCCGACTGTTCCATGTCCTTGATGCGGCGCCAGCACGGCGTGCTCGACAGCCCGACCTGGTCGGAGATTTCCTGTACGGAACGGCGCGCGTCGAGCTGCAACAGGCGAAGGATTTTTTGCGAAAAGGAATCGAGCGTCACCTGCGCCTCCATGCGGCAGCTACAACACGCTGAATGTTAGAGGGCCGGGAAAGGAAAGGCAATCTGGCGTGGCGCTGTTGAGCGAGATTCGCTAATTTGCTCGCGGATCCGTGGGGTTTTGTCCCGTCCCCGCGTTTTCCGACCGATCGGTATCCGACACCGCGAGGCCCGCGAGCGCGGCCTGCTGCCGGCGCAGGTCGGCGAGCATGTTGCAGAACAGCGCGCCTTGCTCGATCGCGTCGTCGAGCGCGACGTGCGTATGCGGATGGTCGTCGAACCAGTGCTTCGGAAAGCGCGGCTTGATCGCCTTGCGGTACGGCAGGCCCGTCATCGCGAACGCGAGCGTCTTGATGTCGAGCGCCGACCAGGAGAACGGGCAGCGCCCTGCGAAGCGCATCATGTACCAGAACATGAACGTGAAGTCGAAACCGGCCGGCATCGCGACGAACACGGGCTTGCCGGGCAGCGCCTCGACCCAGTCGACGTACGCGACCAGTGCCGCCTCGGGCGCCTGCAGGTCGCGCCGGCACGCGGCCCACGCTTCGGGCTCCGTCTTCCACCATGCTTCCTGCACCGGATGCGCCTGTGCGCCCGGCAGCGTCTCGAGGTTCGCCGAGAACGTCGCGATCAGCTGCTTGTCCTCGGTATAGGCGGCCGATGCGAAGCTCAGCATCGAATGCGGGCCCGGAATCGGGCCGTCGGCCTCGACGTCGGTGCTGACGTAGATTTCCTGAATGGCGGTCTGGTTCATCCGAACACCTTGTCGGACACGAACGGGTTCGTGCGGCGCTCGTCGCCGAACGTCGACACCGGGCCGTGACCCGGCACGAACGTGACGTCGTCGCCGAGCGGCCACAGTTTTTCCTTGATCGAACGGACAAGGTCTTCATGATTGCCGCGCGGGAAATCGGTACGGCCGATCGAGCCCGCGAACAGCACGTCGCCGACGATCGCGACGCGATGCGCGCGACTGAAGAACACGACGTGGCCGGGCGTGTGGCCCGGGCAGTGAAAGACCTCGAGCGTTTCGTCGCCGAACCGCACGGTGTCGCCGTCGTTCAGCCAGCGGTCCGGCTCGAAGGCTTCGGCGGCCGGAAAACCGAAACGCTCGCTCTGTGTCGGCAGCTTCTCGATCCAGAAGCGCTCTTCTTCCTGCGGCCCCTCGATCGGCACGCCGTAGTGCGTCGCGAGCGTCTTCGCGCCCGCGCAGTGATCGATGTGCCCATGCGTGAGCAGCACCTTTTCGACCTGCACGTTCTGCCGCGCGACTTCCTGTTCGATCCGGTCGAGATCGCCGCCCGGATCGACGACGGCGGCGCGGCCCGTCTTCTCGCAGACGAGCAGCGAGCAGTTCTGCTGGAACGGCGTGACCGGAATGAGCGTGACTTTCATGGAGATACCGGCGGCTAAAAGGAGCGATTGTACCGGTCGCGCGCGCTGCCTGCCGCCCTTGCGGCGCACCGCGCGACGCGCGTCTACGGGCAATCCCGGAGCATGTCGATTGTTACCGCCATAGCGAGAATCAATGGTCCGGCCGGGCGCCTTTTCGAGATGGCGTTTTGATTTATGTATAATGCGCCCCATTGCGCGTGAATTTCACGCAATTCGCTGGTGTTTCGGCCCCGTTAAAAGAGGCGTCGAAATCACCGTCAAGCATCAGCCGCCGGGGAGTCCGGCGGTGTATCCAGCACCGAGCATTCGGTGCTCACGTCTTGTCCGGCCGGGTGCTGCGCGCCCGCCTGCGGCCCTGCTGCCGCGCCGCCGGATGAGGCCTGTGCCGCCGTTCCTGTGCGTTGGTCGTATCGACGCGCGCGAACGTGAAGCCATGTTCGATGGCGGCATGTGGGGTCTGGTCAGGCTGTTGGGGACAGGTTGCGCCAGACGTGAAAGCTAATCAGGACGGTTGCGGCATAGACGAAAGCCGCGCCCATGCTAGCCGCCTGCTCGCATTCGAGCGGGGCGTGCACGCATTTGCCGTCCGGGCCGCGTATGTGCGCTGTGAAACAGCGTCGTGAAGGAGCGGCCCGAACCAGAAGGCGACACGTCGATGAACGTACGATTTCCGAGTCGATTCGGGACCATTGCATTATTTTTTGCGCTGACGGGCTGTGCGGTGCCACCCAGCCAGACCACCGGAAGCGCGAACCAGAAGAACGCGGTCGACAAGACGGCCGCTGCCGCGAAGACGGGCAACGACAAGCAGCAACTGAATTTCGATTCCGCACTGGCGTCGATGCCGGCTGCCGACAGCAAGGACGCGAAGAAGCCGTCGCTGGCGGACGCCGAGCCGATCGACGGCAAGGATGTGTCCGACTTCCGCCAGACGGGGCGCGCCTCCTGGTACGGCCGGGATTTCCACGGCCGCCGCACCGCGAACGGCGAGCGTTTCAACATGAACGCGCTCACCGCCGCGCACCGCACGCTGCCGCTGTCGTCGTACATCAAGGTGACGAATTCGTCGACCGGCAAGTGGGTCGTCGTGAAGGTCAACGATCGCGGGCCGTTCAAGCGCGGCCGTGTGCTCGACCTGTCGTACGCGGCCGCCAAGGTGATCGGCCTCGTGCACGCCGGCACGGGCCGCGTGAAGATCGAAGGGCTGTCGCCGCAGGAAGCGCGCGACGCGCGCGACGAAATGCTCGCGTCGGTCTCGGCGAAGTAACGCGGCGGATCGTCCGCTCATGCACAAAGGGCTGCCTTCCGGCAGCCCTTTGTCGTTTCCGCGCGGCGCCGTCGCGCGTCAGCCTTCCTTCAGCGCGAGCGCGCGCGCATACAGCGTGTTGCGCGACGCGCCCGTCAGCGCGGCCGCGAGCTTGGCCGCGCTCTTCACCGGCACTTCTTCCAGCAGCAGCCTGAGCAGCGCGTCGTGCGCGGTGTCGTCGGCATCGCCGCTCGTCGCAGGCGCACCTTCGACGACCAGCACGAATTCGCCGCGCTGCCGGTTCGCATCGCCGGCGAGCCAGGTCTGTCCTTCGGCCAGGGTGCCCTGGAACAGTTGCTCGTGTAGCTTGGTGAGTTCGCGCGCGATCAGCAGCCGGCGCGCGGGGCCGAACGCGTCGGCGAGCGCGGCGACGGTTTCGGCGATCCGGTGCGGTGCTTCGTAGAACACCAGCGCGTACGGGTGCGACACCAGCGCCTGCAACGCGGTCGCGCGCTGCCTGGCCTTCGGCGGCAGGAAGCCCGCGAACGTGAACGCGCCGGCCCAGCCGCCGGCCACGCTCAACGCGGTCACGGCCGCGCTCGCGCCCGGCAGCGGGATCACCGCGAAGCCGGCCTCGCGCACTGCGTCGACGAGCCGCGCGCCGGGGTCCGAGATGCCGGGTGTGCCGGCGTCCGATACGTATGCCACGCGTTCGCCGGCGCGCAGCAGTTCGATCACGCGCTGCGCGGCTTCGCGTTCGTTGTGCTCGTGCACGGCGACGAGCGGCTTCGAGATCCCGTAGCGGGCGAGCAGCTGGCCCGTGTTGCGGGTGTCTTCGGCCGCGATGCGGTCGACGAGGCCGAGCACGTGCAGCGCGCGCAGCGTGATGTCGGCGGTGTTGCCGATCGGCGTGGCGACCACGTAGAGCGCGGCGCTCGGGTAGTGCTGCGTATGCGCGAGTTCGAGGAGGGCAGTCATGGCAGGCAATGCGCGCAATCGCGGCGCAAGCGGAACAAGGACGGCATTGTGCCACGCGGCGCCGGCGCGGCCGGATGGCGGGCGCGGTTTGCCGCGCGCGGGTGACAACTTTTCCGGTGCGGCGCGATCCAAACCGGTCGGCGCGGCATTCGAACAGCGGGCGCGGCAGTTTCTCGAACGCCGCGGCCTCGTGTGCATCGCGGCGAACGTGACGATGCGCGGCGGCGAGCTCGATCTCGTGATGCGCGAACCCGACGGCGTGCTCGTATTCGTCGAAGTGCGCGCGCGGCGCAGCATCCGGCATGGCGGCGCGGCCGCGAGCGTCGGCTGGCGCAAGCGGCGGCGCCTGGTCGCCGCGGCGCTCCAGTTCTGGGCGCGGCACGGTGCCGGCGCCGCGTGCCGTTTCGACGTCGTCGCGTTCGAGGCCGGGCGGCTCGCATGGCTGCGCGACGCATTTCGTACCGACGATGCGTAGCGGCGAGCTGTGACGAGATGTAAAGAGTTCTTGCCGGACCGCTGGAGAGGGTGCCGGAGTACGGTAAACTCGCCGCACCCACGATGTCGCGCGATGCGTGCCACGCGCCCAGTTCACCAGGAATCGATGTCAGTCGAACGTATTCAGCAACAATTTCGCGACAGCGCGGCGCTTCATGCCGAAGCGGCCGACGCGCTGTCGTTGCCGATCGCAGCCGCGGTCGACGCGATGTTCGCCGCGCTGGCGAACGGCAACAAGATCGTCGCGTGCGGCGACGGCCCGTCGGCCGCCGCCGCACACT encodes the following:
- a CDS encoding septal ring lytic transglycosylase RlpA family protein, with the translated sequence MNVRFPSRFGTIALFFALTGCAVPPSQTTGSANQKNAVDKTAAAAKTGNDKQQLNFDSALASMPAADSKDAKKPSLADAEPIDGKDVSDFRQTGRASWYGRDFHGRRTANGERFNMNALTAAHRTLPLSSYIKVTNSSTGKWVVVKVNDRGPFKRGRVLDLSYAAAKVIGLVHAGTGRVKIEGLSPQEARDARDEMLASVSAK
- a CDS encoding exonuclease, which produces MNQTAIQEIYVSTDVEADGPIPGPHSMLSFASAAYTEDKQLIATFSANLETLPGAQAHPVQEAWWKTEPEAWAACRRDLQAPEAALVAYVDWVEALPGKPVFVAMPAGFDFTFMFWYMMRFAGRCPFSWSALDIKTLAFAMTGLPYRKAIKPRFPKHWFDDHPHTHVALDDAIEQGALFCNMLADLRRQQAALAGLAVSDTDRSENAGTGQNPTDPRAN
- a CDS encoding YraN family protein, which translates into the protein MCHAAPARPDGGRGLPRAGDNFSGAARSKPVGAAFEQRARQFLERRGLVCIAANVTMRGGELDLVMREPDGVLVFVEVRARRSIRHGGAAASVGWRKRRRLVAAALQFWARHGAGAACRFDVVAFEAGRLAWLRDAFRTDDA
- a CDS encoding Lrp/AsnC family transcriptional regulator encodes the protein MEAQVTLDSFSQKILRLLQLDARRSVQEISDQVGLSSTPCWRRIKDMEQSGVIQRYTALLDREKLGLHVCALAHVHLTRHNEGGVEQFEREIATCPEVTECYSTTGEADYILKIVAPDIKAYDVFLHERIFKIPAVSQVRTSVVLREIKFDTQLPL
- the rsmI gene encoding 16S rRNA (cytidine(1402)-2'-O)-methyltransferase, with the protein product MTALLELAHTQHYPSAALYVVATPIGNTADITLRALHVLGLVDRIAAEDTRNTGQLLARYGISKPLVAVHEHNEREAAQRVIELLRAGERVAYVSDAGTPGISDPGARLVDAVREAGFAVIPLPGASAAVTALSVAGGWAGAFTFAGFLPPKARQRATALQALVSHPYALVFYEAPHRIAETVAALADAFGPARRLLIARELTKLHEQLFQGTLAEGQTWLAGDANRQRGEFVLVVEGAPATSGDADDTAHDALLRLLLEEVPVKSAAKLAAALTGASRNTLYARALALKEG
- a CDS encoding MBL fold metallo-hydrolase, producing the protein MKVTLIPVTPFQQNCSLLVCEKTGRAAVVDPGGDLDRIEQEVARQNVQVEKVLLTHGHIDHCAGAKTLATHYGVPIEGPQEEERFWIEKLPTQSERFGFPAAEAFEPDRWLNDGDTVRFGDETLEVFHCPGHTPGHVVFFSRAHRVAIVGDVLFAGSIGRTDFPRGNHEDLVRSIKEKLWPLGDDVTFVPGHGPVSTFGDERRTNPFVSDKVFG